The sequence ATCACATGTGATGTGACATGCCAGGTCATCTTCGCCACATGATTCACAGTTTATTAGCCAATAAGTACAATTATTTACAATCTGCACCCACTTTTTTCCTCATCCCATACATCTAATGACTTTTTGTCTcaccttttttatttgttgatcTTGATTCTTTAACAActttcattatttctttttctttttatatataaaatgtttatccTCCACCATCGTCCATTTTAATTTAAGGGTTGTTAATAGGTATCCTAAGGTGTCCGTTAATAGCAATTTTTGACAtcttttttgtagtttttttaattttttttttacagttttatgtcatttttttcaGCTTTATAAGTTTTAAGATCAACttaatagagagaaaaaaatatatattaaaataaactatGAGActagttttatgtttttttcttttatttatctaattttttcattaaatgagACCCACGTtagtgcttgttaacatttgcTTTAATTTAATTCTATTACAAATTTCTCTTGAGAAAAGTGAAAAACATCTAAAATTgtcttaattaaatttaaaaaatgagctATATTTTGaggcatttaaaaaaataatattataacatGATTTCATCAAATTAAGTCATGGCAAACAAGATTATAACAATAAAAGTCTATGAAATGACCAtcttttaaaaaccaaaaagaattgCTTCTCAATTTTAACATAGTAATCGTGGGAGAGAGGGACCTAAACACAATATAATGTCCATGGTCCCAGTCCGAGGATGAGCAAAGGCTCATCCATGCGCCAATCCAAATTTGACACGTGGACTAAGTCCGAGGAAAGCAGACATGAAGACCATGTTAATTCAGACTAAACATATGAATAAAGGTCTGAGGAAGGGAAACTGATGAACCCATCGTCCAAGGGGCAAATGCACCTCGAGAATGCCTCAATTGGCCACCTGCACCAAAGATAGGATATCATGGAAAACTTCAGAGACgtgcaagtaaagaaaagaGGAAATATCAAGGGAAGGAAGCCATCACCTCCACATTCAAGGAATTACACCAACTAAGTTgacgcattaatgaggaaaagACACTCGAACAGTAGTTTCACAGCTCACAACACTCTCTACCACCTCCGAAAAGGTCCTGATGGGATAAGCGTCCCAATTATTATCTTTAGACGTACAGGTGAAAGGTTAAGATTCATTAAGGGGaactatataaaggaaaggaACCCCTCTAGAAAAGGGGTTGAAAGACAGAAACAAAAGGAACAGAATAAGGAGAATCAATTTGTATGAAGTTTATAGCAAATAATATATGAATGTTCCCTCCTCGGACCATCCCGAGGAAGAGTTTATACACAAATTGTGTTTCATTTCATTACACTAAGAATCATGACTTCATTGATTTCATGCTTGGACCATACAGAGCATCACAATTGACTTAAAAAGCCCACTCTCTTTCAAATTAATTGTGTTGGGCTGAAAATACTGAGTATTCTAAGTGGGTTGAGCCATTTTTTGAGCTCCTACATTAATCATTCAAAAATCTTGtaattcattaatattattataaagagAATTACGAATCAAATCTCTCATTTCTATTTATTATAACCATTAACTATAGTCAgaattgtaattcaattgacaTTTTAAAATGTTTGAAATGAGCACTGCGCACCCTTGATGTGGttgtcactccacaaatataaatgcttgtggagtgttgGAGGCaagagccggggttcaagttttcaggtgagagcttcacatacatatacacttacattatgttagagtaaaaattatatcttgtattaaaaaaaaaaaagttttaaacgAAAATATTCAAGGTTCAAGACTCTCCTCCCCAACTAATGAACTTACCAATTTGAATGGTACCTCTCATGTATAGAGGATTGGAAGGATCCTAATTCCAACCACACAGGGTGCGACATACAAGTAATTTTGGGtctgtttggtacatgtgtttaaacacacattttctgtttttaaacaacataacacgtattctcataatttttcatccacacatatttccaagaaatacaaaaacaaCGATACCAAACGGTTTTCTAAATTCTaactatttcaaaaaatattatatacatcttaattattgaataataaagtaacaaaaatattaaattattaaaaaaagcattaaaaatttaaaaaccataGATAAAAGTTCAATTaatgagctctctctctctctctctttcaccaGCTCTACAATAAATACTAAACTCACTCACACgttcctttctctctctgtctcactctctcacactctctctctctctctctctggtgcTTTAAGAGAACTTCCCTTCAGATCTGATCCCCAGCAACAAAGGTAACTCAATTCACCAAACCCTAAACCTTCCTCGATCTCCATTTTCTAGGGTTTCACTTTCATTCACAACCTTATGCTCTCTCATCAATTCctgctttcaattttttttttttttttagtgttttcacTCTCACTGATTtgatacttcaaaaaaaaaaaaaaaaagattttgtcaATTTGGAttggaatttttgtttggttgaaagtAAAATTAGTGGGATTTTGTAGTGGTAGTAGTGGGAAAATGATTGCTATCTATATATAATGAGTGACGTGCATGTTTGTTTctgtttcagatctaattttttttttcttttttgcttttcttttttgtacaGTGTATGTCTGTGATTGGACATTTCTCTtgctttgatttgatttgattgggTGTcgttttttttgggtttcacaATGATTGTGGATctgatttttatttacttatttatgtgaaaaaaaattcattctttttatgtGAAGTGAATGAAATTTATCTGAATGGTTTGGTAATGTGCAAACTTCATCTGGGTTGCTGTACGTACCCATGTCATTCTGGTTTCGTATCTGCCCGtgttatgttataatttttcaaaaattgctcgTGTTACTGTGTCGTACCCATACATGTGTCCGTGCTTCGTAGGTTTCAAGTGGAGGAATCGAAAAGAGGGGTTGAGGAAgacataaaaataatactagTAGAAGTAGTAAAATAAAGGGACATTTAATTAAGGGGTGATAGAGAGTGTGGTTTTAGATAGGTTGGAATGGCCGAGAAGAATGCATGTGAACAATCCTAATTAgtctgttgaggatccatagttGATACCGTAGTTTTGGGACtaaggttttgttgttgttggatgaaattttttttgacatttttaataGTATGTAATTGCCTAATTGGTTTTATGTCTCTTTTGATAGTTATAGAGATATATGCTTCGTGTAGTAATTGAGCTGAGGTGGATTTCAATTGTCATAATTATGGTATTAACTTAGATTAAACCAAAAGGGGGGGTGGGGTGATGACAATGTAGGAATTTAACTAGAAATTTGGTGAGCTTTGTTAATCTTGTGAGTTGTGAGCGTGGGGTGATtgtgctttctttttttcttttttttcttcaccccCTGTTTTTGTTATGTATGAGTTCACTCTTGAGTCCCATTACTAATTCAAAGTGTGGAAACCAAGGTAGTAACACCTTGTAGTTTGAGAATCAAGTTGATGGTAAAGGTTTTAGGATTTGGTCACTATGATATTATTGCTTGGTCTAAGGTAGTCTAAAATTGACTGACTTCTGTAACAGAGCAGATTTTCCTTATATACTGATGTTTTCATTAGCGTAACATAGAGCAGTTATGTTGGGTGGTAGTTAGAGATTGAGGTGAATTTTGATATAGTGTTCATGCTTGGTACTTGCATATGAAGGCATATGTTGAAGACAGCCTTTAGCATCATAGCATTTTGTGatttatgatattttcttttaacttttgaTCTAGATTCTGACTCCTTTTTTCTCATTTGCCTGCATGTCAGattcttaacttgtttttagaAGAACTGAGAGAGCATGGGTCGCGGAGTTAGCAGTGGTGGAGGGCAGAGTTCCTTGGGCTATCTGTTTGGCAGTGGAGAGGCTCCTGCTCCTAAACCTGTCCAAACTAATGTTGAAGCTGCTCCAAGTGAAGCACCAGCTGTGAATAATTCACCTGCTCCCAAACCTGCTGTGGCTTCTCCACCAGTAGATGTTACCAAGCAGATCCCTGCTGGTATCCATAGTACTTCTACAAATAACTACATGCGAGCAGATGGTCAAAACACTGGGAATTTCATCACAGTATGACTATACTCACGATATCTTTGCTGCTTTCCTAATGCAATTCACAGGGACATTGGCATTCTAAAAATAGTACAAAATTGTGTATCATTAAAAGAAAGTAGACGGTGTTGCAAAAGCTGGTATCTTTTTCACTTAAAGctgttattagtattttaataacaatatatttatagGTTTGGTTAGAAataaggaccaaaaaaaaagacagtCATAACATTAATTGCTGTTGCCACTTGTTTTGCAATGCTTTGCATGCAATACTCATatgttttggtttcttttcatCTTTCAGACCTCTATGTTTTCCCCTTTTTTGTGTCCCAATTTTTGTTTTAGCTGTTATTGATTTATGCTGCTGGGGAGTCTGAATGTTTAAAGGTTTCTTTTCCCTTccccagctctctctctctctctcacagcaTAATGTTTAGGTTATAGATGTTTTTGAAGGCAGAGCTCCGCATTTAGACTCGTACTTGAGCCTGTAAAGGATATAACAgccttgtaatttggtagaatGACGAGAACACACAATACCTCATTTTCcaatatgcatatatatagtCTCAGCTTGTATATCATACATTGAATCATACATGAAGGGCTTTGTTTATCTCTgctttatctttgttttcaTGAAGTTTGATTACTTTATCTGttctgttattattattattattttttttgggggggggggggggaggataTATTGGTAAGATGTTTTTGGGATAAATATTTAGAAAGAATTGTCTTTAAAGCTGTAGAGATTACCATTTTTGAGGTTCAAGatgatgttttctttttgctattATTAACCATTATGTTATGGACATCAGTTTTGCAAAAGTAGATCtgattacaattttatttcaatttttttggggaCATTATGGAGTTGAGAGAAGGTTTAACGTTTGTGGCTTATGTAGTAGGTAATTGAAAATTACTAATGTTACAGTTGAGTTATTTTTCCTCATATAACTTAACTGTAAATTGGTAAATAACTTAGCATAGAttcttactaaaaaaattaaggataaaGATTGATATGTTTTATTACTGGATGCAGGATCGGCCCTCTACTAAGGTCCATTCTGCCCCTGGTGGTGGATCTTCTCTGGGCTACCTCTTTGGTGGAGGACCGGCTGGCGGTGGCGGTAACTGAGATATTCTGGCATATCTGCAAAATGGAAGTACTGTTTATTGATTTTTGTGGAACCTGTAATTTGGACGAAGCAGTGCTGTCTTCTTTTATATAAACAATGAAAACTTGCTGGGGTCATTTTATGTAATATATTGGTTTTGTGGTTGTTTGGATAATTCAATCAAGAGTTTCTTATTCTATATGCATAAACATTTGTTACAAAGCTTAGTTACTGTTAAgcacaaaattacaattaatgCATAATTGTTTCTTACTGTGTTTTGAGTCACATTTTGGTGTCTTCCTTTGTCCCTCATTGCAATCTATTTCTGCTTCCTCCCTCCCACTGAATCCTTTGAGACATGCACACATTTTTTATTAGCTGTTGACTCACTCCTTTTTGAGATTGCATCAGGCTTGGTAGTGTTTAAAGTTTGGATCCAGCTTGGTTGGAGTCATAGTGGTGTTTTGAGCCGTATGAACATCTGCCATCTGTGACAGTGGCTACAGACATCTTGGCTGCTAAATTTGTTTCTTCCGCTAGCTTGTCCAGGCGTTCTAGTGTTATGAGGCACATACCGCCTTCCTGAATTCTCCCTCTGGTTTCTGCATCAGATATATGTGACGTTCCTCTCACAGATATGGATTTGTTGGGTTCATTACCACATGAGAGAAGTGTTTACATATATCCATTAGTTACACTAGATTCTTTTTCCTGGTGCCTTTAACTGCTTTTCAAATCTGACTGACTACATTGCATTACCTTGCACTCTATTGTTTGCAATCAACTTATGGCATCTGTTACTGTTAATGTTATCCACTGGAAGTTGCGAAGTGTGGAGGCTAGTGAGTTATATGTTGTTCTTTTCATGCATTTGTACTCCGTATGAACCGTGGAGTATTGTTCAAATTTCTGTTAACACATCAATTTCAACAATGGAGCAATCAGTTTTAGACAAATTATTCCCTTGGAAGTTTTAATCCTTTACCAATATGGATTATGGAATCCAATTCGTGTACTTGTTGACTCCATAATTCATTATGGGTCAGGCTTGTCTAATTTCACGTTTGTTGTGGAATCCCAAGTAGAATTTGTCAAAACTGACACATAAATTTTTGTGGCAGCGGATAAGCTGTAAGCGAAAGGTCATGGTACAAACGTTCAAAATCTCTTTCAAAATGGTTTATGGTTTATTAGCATGACTAATGCAGAAAGTTTAATTCCGTCTTCCTATTCATCTGGTCAGGGTCTGCctcactaataaataaataaaaacacagatTGTATGTTTGCTTCATGGTGTGTTTCTGCATAAGTTTCTGTTGGTACGAGTTGAATACCACAACGATAAAACTCAAAATCCAGCAAAGTAACTATCCACCAAACTAGGTGCAGCTGCTGTTGTTCAGATAGCGTCTTATGTAGGCGGAACAGAAGCAGGAAGTATCCCCCATTTCCTCCGAACATCCTCCAAATCCTCATGAAAATGCTGTTCATAATATATACACATGAGATCTGTACACTGCAGGCCGGCCCGGACGGCCCATGGAAAGTAGTGCTGGAAAAACAATTTCCTTTGCTTCTCATTGAATCTTGCAGTGCCCCCTACAACAGACAGTATGCACATGGGAAGGTACATTTGCTCAAACTCTATCACCTTGAGTGCCGACTCACCAATTAAGTTGGTAGGGAGATCAAAAAGGGTGTGCCAGAAATCATGCACCTCACGAGCCCGCATGGCTACATATGCAAGTTCATCTGTGTCCATGAACCTCACCGGTGGTCTGTCATCAGGAGAAAAATTTCTTGATCCCATGAAGTTTGCATAGGCAGCACCAAATGTGTTTGGTGGTAGGTCCCAAGCATGCCCCACTTTTGTAGATATCACGCGTGGTCGCTCCAACAAAACCGCCTGTCAAGTAAATAAATTGTCCTCGGTTATGAACAATAAAATTAGAGGCAAGGTGGCCAACAGAGAAGACTTTAACATTAAAAGAATGGTCTAATTTCCAGAAAGGATTTCTCATTGGGGGTCACATATCATctgtttatgaatgggaaaaagattagaagtacagAACAGTCAGTTACAAATGCAAGATAAATATGAAAGAAATGGAAGCATATAAGTACATTGAAACAATGACAAAATGTAAGTTGAAGGATCGAAGAGACTGTTCTAACTAGTTTGACCCTTCATGAATCAAGATacaaaaattttggttaatgggCAATTTGTATCCCACCCAAATGTATACACTGACAAGTTCTTCAAAAGGATAAAAGGAAACGAGGGTGTTCATCTGATTGGTAGtgatcaaattataaaaaatgcattCATAGTGCAACAAAGTTTTGACAATTAATTTCTGGATGTGTTGCAAAGTACCAATTAAAAaccaaagagaaaaattgagTGACTCTTTCACTTTTCTgataacataaaatatatctCCACAAATATTGCAAACTTGACTCAATAAGTATTTAGTCCCTCATGGGCCTCATCGGTCATCAAATGCATAATATGAGAGCGAAATggaaatatatttaatatttctcTTCCTGCAACATAGATGTTTTTCATCAGGACTGTTCTTCAATCTATGAAACTGATGCTCTGATTCTTTAAAATACGACACATTCCTAtcagaaaataattaaaaattcattGACAAGATCCCCAAGAAAATTAAAGGATCTTCTCACTAGTAATACAATTGTTCATTCATAGTGACCTCCAAGCTTTGCAGCCTTCCGAAATGTTAAAGCAGTGCATTTGCACTAGCAGTTCCATATATTTGTACAAAATTCTgtgatttttcttcaaatattcTCATTCCCTCAGCATATGAATGAAGAAAGTATCAATCATGGATTGATCAGCATTAGCATGGTTCATAATGAAGCATCATAGGGAACAGAAAATAACTAGTTCCTTTGCAAGAACAGAAACAATCAATACCCATAAAcacaaaagtaaaatttaaatttcaaccttCCAATAAGCAAATTTAACAGTAAGACATGGGACATACCAGGAGTATCAAAAGGCACCAGCAAGCTAATTTCTATAGAACATGTTTTCATTCaaaatgaacccaaaaaaatctaGTTTAAACCCTATGAAATTTCGGTAatcaaaatacttcattttcatgacaacaaaaacataaagacaGGCTTGTCAAGCAGAAACAATGGCCACAACTATGAATACCATAACAATCAACATTCACACAAATACACAACAGGCTATCCAGTAAGTTCAATGTCAtcataaattatcaaattaagataTGTCATAAACAACCAATAGGTTTAGAAAATACACTTACTCTGCCTTCCGGGCTCCTCTTCATCCTCTCGAGAACTCTTTCAAAGGAAGGCTTTCCAGTAGTCTCCCCAAGGGCTGCTATTAGATCTGCTCTTCGTGGATTCAGCAATGCACCTACTGCCGAGCCAACTGCAACAGCAGCCTGCTGCCATCTTTTAAGCGGGGTGCGAGCACCTTCTATCATCCTATCTATCCTCCTCGCTATCAAATTCTATCCAAatccaaacaacaacaacaataacgacccccaaaaataaaaaataaagaaattcagTTCCTTACACTAACATGAAAGTCCCAAAAAACAAATCAGAATATAGAGCCACAGCAAGTCTTGACAAACTTATACTCAATGAAGCATTTAAATCCTCTCATTATCAAATTCTAACCACACTAAaatgaaaacccaaaaattgaaaatgtagAATATAAAGCCACAACAAATTTGCACAAACTTAAACTCTAAGAAGCAATTCAACAAGCACCTTCTGTACCCAAAAAAGACAAAGCAAGAATTCTATGTTTTTCTTATAATCTACACCCAAAAAACACTACTAAATCtaaatgttataaattttgatgcataataataattaaaaaatatcatagcaaccaacaaaaaatggaaataaGTAAATGGGCAATGCAAGTTCAGGACCCACTtctcaatataattttttttttctctcttctcaattttctaggcaaaaaaaaaaaaacagaaagctAAGATGAAAAGCTTAAATTACCTGAGCGTTTCTATCGGtggaacaaaaatattaatgtgaacacaaaaacGCTATTCTACGATCTAACAAAAATAACACAGAATAGAGAGCTTTTTATAGACTTAGGAATTTGTTTTTTAAGGtaaagtattattttttaaaaatatgtacatataattcttaaaagtattttttttaaaaacatattagTTTAACgcgtattttcacacatttttcaacaacacacgtttctttcaaaaaatacGAACAATATAttagaacaatattaccaaGCGAGCCcctaatttttacaatttatcattttaagtcttctaactttcagttttatCGATTCAGTTCTTTAACAAAAGATtgacaaaagcaaaattaacCGCATAAttcaatataagaaaaaataaataattatctcaaaattcaccaaaatatccgaattttttttttcttcaaaattaaaatagaagaacCTTCTATCTCTCTCACTCAGTCCAGAGGGACTTTCCACAGAGACGCACGTGCCGAGATATTCTTCAGTTCCTTGATGACCAGAGCCGTCGCCGCCGCCGATGGCACCACCGACACCTTGGCCTGACGATTCTGCACAGTCAGCTTCACCGCGGACCGATCTTTGTGGGCGAGTGAACTCGCAGCACCGACCTCAGCTCCGGTGActcggtctctctctctctctctctctctcaaaccgaCCCAGTTTTCCCCCAAAATTAGAAATTCATCGTGTTTTCTGGTTTTGATTTCAGGGGAAGGGGAACGACGTCGTTCCCCCTTcaatgttttcttcttcttttttcactaatagcttttttttttttttcttttttccgaaattaaaaataataataattataaaaaaactgATACAGCGTCGTCTTGACTCACTTAATCGCAACAGTAACTGAGGTCTAATAGAATgctatattaacaaaaattaaaaattagagaattgaaatgacaaaactgaaaattaaatgacTGAAATGATAAAAGCTGAAAATTATAGAGTTAATTTTGGAGGGAATATTGGGTTTTTGCTctcattttgtaaaaaatttagcacaatgtttttgttttgaaattatttaggcCCGTGTTCCTATTTTAatactcaattttaaaaaaatcaagttacAAGTGGAACTCGACATTAacaatgtcaaattttatgcatatttataactcgattttgttaaaattaatatttaaaaataaggaCACGAacttaaatagttttaaaatatgGACATATTgctgttatttttaaaaaataaaggcaaaagtCGAATATTCCCCAATTGTGAAATTTTGCCTTCCTAAAACTATTTGGGCTTTTACTATTTCAATTTGCAGCACCCCATATTGGGGATTGAGAATTGGGCCTTAACACGTATATAACTCAGCTGAAGCatctaaaaaataacaaaattcttCACATGCTTGAATTTACTCAAAGAAATTTGAAGTTTTCTCAAAAACATTACATGgagttttgaaactatttaggtccGTGTTCCTATTTTAGTAttcgatttttaaaaaatcgagtTACAAGTGAAACTCGACATTAACAATGTCGAGTTTTATGCATATTtataactcgattttgttaaaattaagatttaaatataaaaacacaaacctaaatagttttaaaatatgGACATATTGctgttatttttgaaaaataagggcaaaagcccaataTTCCCCAATTGTGGATTTTTGCCTTCCTAAAACTATTTGGGCTTTTACTATTTCAATTCTGGGCACCCCATATTGGAGCTTGAGAATTGGGCCTTAACACGTATATAAATAAGCTGAAGCatctaaaaaataacaaaattcttCACATGCTTGAATTTACTCAAAGAAATTTGAAGTTTTCTCAAAAACATTACATGGAGCTTTAAAGATCTTAAAAGCttcaaaaaatgatatatttgagCCCCTAAtgtagatttaaaaaaaaattgatttatgaATATACTAATTCATTCTGAACGATTTCTTTGTGCTAGTTTGTgatcttccttcttttttctttttttctttttcatgtgaAAAGATTATGCAATTTTGTTACTTATTTTCTTGCTAGACATTCAAAGTCTAGTGATGAGCTACAAATTTGGATTGGATCCATCCTTGATGATATAGTTCTTTTTGTAATTCGGGATTCTTGATGgtctctttttgtctttttcaatcttttctctAGGCTTTTGACTCTagtttttcaaccaaaaaaaaaaagttatattatatgCACACCCCCACATTCTTGTTgagctcatatatatatatatatatatatatatatatatatataaattgttgtAGAAATTATGAGTGAGAAAaagtttcataaaaataaaaagaatgagaaagagaaaagcaCTAACACAAAAAAAGGGTACATTATGGATTTATGGGTCCTTTtgggatccacttattttgttgaaagtattatagataaaggtaaaagttagctgaaatagtatagtgggatccataaatagtagcaaaaataagctgaatagtaactaagttggtaaaataatttttgtcaaacatACACTATATGTGTATTTACATTGAGGGATTTATATAGTAGATGAACTCTACTTAACCATAACCAGGGCGGCCAAACAACTTTGGAGGCTTTAGACAAAAATTTTAAGTGgggtaatttttatatttaaatatttattaaataatttttattaataatttttatttataatctattttccttactttttaagatgcaaaattactaattggTTATTGCAAATTTTCTAAAGCCATGACCACTTTATACTTTAAAGTCTAAACTTGCacatataaaattaatttattacatggtTCAATAAATTAGTATCACTATAATACAATTGAGTTGATATGATATACATCAAATTATTAGTTAGtgtgataatttataataattcataaaataaaaacttgaataaaaaaaaaatatattgattcgAGTGGGTATACATTGGGTGTGGGTGTGGCCCTTGTAGGTGGGTTACTGGGTTAGTGAATGTGTAGGCAGTGTAGCCATGTGGATGGGGCTAGCTAATAGCTATATGTAGAGACCtcttgcacagaagctatgaaatttttttcaaattttttagattataaaatattatatactcAACAGTTGAGTGCTATCATTTTATCAAGTTTTGTGCAGTATGCATTGTCACTCTGGAGTGTGACAGTGAGTAGATTGTGcattgtttttttcctttttaatcttttgCAATTTATGATAGAATGGGatatttttaatgcattttattgaccaataaaaggattaaaaaaattatttttgtaattaaaatatatagataaatattatatatatatatatatatatatatatatatatatatttacaagtGGGGGCTTTCTTTTATTTGGAGGCCTTAGGCGATTGCATCAATTGCATCCATTATTCAGCGGTCTCTTGCCCTAACCAACCATATGTTACCCTAGGTTTACAATGGGTTGCACTCTTAACCCTAGTTGAGTTCTCTAACATCCCATCATAATTAATAcgaaaacttgaatttaaatgaaaat comes from Castanea sativa cultivar Marrone di Chiusa Pesio chromosome 3, ASM4071231v1 and encodes:
- the LOC142628095 gene encoding protein SPIRAL1-like 1, translated to MGRGVSSGGGQSSLGYLFGSGEAPAPKPVQTNVEAAPSEAPAVNNSPAPKPAVASPPVDVTKQIPAGIHSTSTNNYMRADGQNTGNFITDRPSTKVHSAPGGGSSLGYLFGGGPAGGGGN
- the LOC142628094 gene encoding ubiquinone biosynthesis protein COQ4 homolog, mitochondrial — protein: MIEGARTPLKRWQQAAVAVGSAVGALLNPRRADLIAALGETTGKPSFERVLERMKRSPEGRAVLLERPRVISTKVGHAWDLPPNTFGAAYANFMGSRNFSPDDRPPVRFMDTDELAYVAMRAREVHDFWHTLFDLPTNLIGESALKVIEFEQMYLPMCILSVVGGTARFNEKQRKLFFQHYFPWAVRAGLQCTDLMCIYYEQHFHEDLEDVRRKWGILPASVPPT